The DNA window GGTTGAAATTTGTGTAACTTTATTGCAATATTTTTGACGATAAGACAGTGCTACGAAAGCCCAAAATAAAACACCTCGCCTGCACGCAGAACGTTATATGAGATTTTTGCTGTAGCCCATACATACCAAAACAATCCACACTATTTGACAAATTAAATTAAAAATAGTTGCACATTCGGACAACTTAACTTACATTTGTTGCGTATGAATAATGAAAAAATTAGGACAATAATTTTATACAAAGATTACTTCTCTAGCTTCCTAGAAAATCAGAAGCAGAAAGTAAAGGACAAAATTATTTGGACTTTTAGACTGATTGAAAATATTAGACAAGTACCGGATGATTACTTGAAACATATTGAGGGGACAGATGGACTTTATGAAATTCGAATTCAACAAGGGAGCGACATATTTCGAATTTTCTGTTTTTTTGACTCAGGAAAACTAGTTGTTCTTGCTAATGGATTTCAGAAAAAAACTCAAAAGACACCTAAATCAGAAATTGAAAAAGCACTTAAAATAAAACATGAATATGAAACAGAAAAGTAATTTAAAAACACTTGACCAATTTGTGGAAGAAAATTATGGAAAAATTGGAACTCGAAAACGAGATAAGTTAGAGAAAGGCTATGAAGCGTTCAAACTTGGAGTTTTACTTCAACAAGCTCGTTTAGAAAAAGGTTTAACCCAAGAAGAATTAGCTGAAAAGTGTGGGACAAACAAAGGATACATTTCAAAAATTGAAAACAATATCAAAGAAGCTCGTATCTCGACACTTCAGAAAATTGTTGAACTTGGATTGGGCGG is part of the Bacteroidota bacterium genome and encodes:
- a CDS encoding type II toxin-antitoxin system RelE/ParE family toxin, whose translation is MNNEKIRTIILYKDYFSSFLENQKQKVKDKIIWTFRLIENIRQVPDDYLKHIEGTDGLYEIRIQQGSDIFRIFCFFDSGKLVVLANGFQKKTQKTPKSEIEKALKIKHEYETEK
- a CDS encoding helix-turn-helix transcriptional regulator — translated: MKQKSNLKTLDQFVEENYGKIGTRKRDKLEKGYEAFKLGVLLQQARLEKGLTQEELAEKCGTNKGYISKIENNIKEARISTLQKIVELGLGGHLELSIKL